One genomic segment of Aquipluma nitroreducens includes these proteins:
- the aspS gene encoding aspartate--tRNA ligase, whose product MYRTHTCGEIRINHQGSEVTLAGWVQRVRNLGGMTFIDLRDRYGITQLVFDEKTEQSVAELGNQLGREYVVQATGTVRERSSKNKNIPTGEVELAVTALNILNSSDTPPFTIEDESDGGDEIRMKYRYLDLRRAPVRDTLILRSKMAFATRSYLDSQNFIETETPVLIKSTPEGARDFVVPSRMNPGEFYALPQSPQQLKQLLMVAGFDRYYQIVKCFRDEDLRADRQPEFTQIDCEMSFVEQEDILNMFEGLTKYLFKQIKGIDITEFPRMPYSEAMGSYGSDKPDIRFGMKIKDITALAKGHGFSVFDDAEFIGGICAEGCSEYTRKQTDALTEWVKRPQIGAKGLVYVKVNTDGTIKSSVDKFYSAEDLQKWVELFGAKPGDLLLILSGVKEKMLKAIGDMRLEMANQLGLRDKNVFQPLWVVDFPLLEWDEDTARFYAMHHPFTAPKPEDIPLLETNPGAVRANAYDLVINGVEIGGGSVRIFDKALQARMFGLLGFTPEQAEYQFGFLMNAFKFGAPPHAGIAFGFDRLTSMFAGLDSIRDTIAFPKNNSGRDVMMDSPSMISLEQLDELNLVVNLKEKK is encoded by the coding sequence ATGTACAGAACACATACATGCGGCGAAATACGCATCAATCATCAGGGTTCGGAAGTGACCCTTGCAGGCTGGGTTCAGCGCGTTCGTAACCTGGGCGGAATGACTTTTATCGATCTTCGCGACCGTTACGGCATTACACAGCTGGTTTTCGACGAAAAAACAGAGCAGTCTGTTGCTGAATTGGGCAATCAACTGGGTCGCGAGTATGTGGTTCAGGCAACCGGAACGGTTCGCGAACGCAGCAGCAAAAACAAAAATATCCCAACCGGCGAGGTCGAACTGGCCGTAACTGCTTTAAATATCCTGAATAGCTCGGATACCCCGCCGTTTACCATCGAAGACGAAAGCGATGGCGGTGACGAAATCCGTATGAAATACCGTTACCTCGATTTGCGTCGTGCACCGGTTCGCGATACATTGATTCTGCGTTCGAAAATGGCATTTGCCACCCGCTCATACCTTGATAGCCAGAATTTCATCGAAACCGAAACGCCGGTTCTAATCAAATCGACTCCGGAAGGGGCGCGCGATTTTGTGGTACCTTCGCGTATGAATCCAGGCGAATTTTACGCCTTGCCTCAGTCGCCACAGCAGCTGAAACAATTGTTGATGGTGGCCGGTTTCGACCGCTATTACCAGATCGTGAAATGTTTCCGCGACGAAGATTTGCGTGCCGACCGTCAGCCTGAATTTACACAGATCGACTGCGAAATGTCGTTCGTTGAACAGGAAGATATTTTGAACATGTTTGAAGGCCTGACCAAATACCTCTTCAAACAAATTAAAGGAATTGACATTACTGAATTTCCACGAATGCCTTATTCTGAAGCTATGGGAAGCTATGGCTCGGATAAACCAGACATTCGTTTCGGAATGAAAATCAAAGATATTACGGCATTAGCAAAAGGACACGGGTTTTCGGTTTTCGACGATGCCGAATTTATTGGAGGAATTTGTGCCGAAGGTTGTTCCGAATATACACGCAAACAAACCGATGCGCTGACCGAATGGGTGAAACGCCCGCAGATTGGCGCCAAAGGGTTGGTTTATGTGAAAGTGAATACCGATGGAACGATCAAGTCGTCAGTCGATAAATTCTATAGTGCCGAAGACCTTCAGAAATGGGTTGAGCTATTTGGAGCAAAACCAGGCGATTTGCTTTTAATCCTTTCCGGAGTGAAAGAAAAAATGCTGAAAGCCATTGGCGACATGCGTTTGGAAATGGCCAATCAATTGGGATTGCGCGACAAAAATGTGTTTCAGCCATTGTGGGTAGTCGATTTCCCATTGTTGGAATGGGACGAAGATACGGCACGTTTCTACGCGATGCACCATCCATTTACTGCGCCAAAACCTGAAGATATTCCGCTTTTGGAAACCAATCCGGGTGCGGTTCGTGCCAATGCCTACGATTTGGTAATCAATGGCGTTGAAATTGGTGGTGGTTCGGTTCGTATTTTCGATAAAGCACTTCAGGCCAGAATGTTTGGTTTACTTGGATTTACTCCTGAACAGGCCGAATACCAGTTTGGCTTCCTGATGAACGCCTTCAAATTTGGCGCTCCGCCACATGCCGGTATTGCCTTTGGATTTGACCGTTTGACGTCAATGTTCGCCGGGTTGGACAGCATTCGGGATACCATTGCATTCCCTAAAAACAATTCGGGCCGCGATGTGATGATGGATAGCCCTTCAATGATTTCGTTGGAGCAATTGGATGAGTTAAATTTAGTTGTGAATTTGAAAGAAAAGAAATAA
- a CDS encoding DUF362 domain-containing protein: protein MKSLIQFLKKYRESSVSNPIFGKLIFLSLGIATTVWFLIRVIPKPQRAAYPCMQASAPVMSGFVIYLLTLTGTFKAFRLAQLNFKKARYFYFIAFLVVAFGGSIAFFVQNPENVFANSTPEWIITPNAPVGTSHGINPGRVVWVHNPKAANWNGSTGFWWDDKYNSQPETDKMMNRTLLSLTGEKSLAKAWKALFVSFNQTKKGNAEGYQPNQKIAVKINANNNSAQTNSNEINASPQMTLALLRTMIHDAGIPQKNISVFDASRFITDNIYDKCHAEFPEVIFVDNVGGNGRVKSTYVERAIPYSVDNGKLDQGLATCAVEADYLINVALLKGHVGQGVTLCGKNYYGVTSINSDWRKNAHDNFDQNREGKPKYMTFVDFLGHKDLGGKTMLFLIDGLYGAKLVNGIPAPKWQMAPFNNNWPSSLFASQDGVAIDAVGLDFIRSEWPDALDIKFSDQYLIEAAQANNPPSKAVYDPERDGSKLSSLGVMEHWNNAKDKKYSKNLGKKDGIELIQATIQ from the coding sequence ATGAAATCACTCATCCAATTCCTGAAAAAATACCGGGAGAGTTCTGTTTCAAACCCTATTTTTGGCAAGCTTATTTTCCTTTCGCTGGGAATAGCAACAACCGTATGGTTCCTGATTCGGGTCATTCCGAAGCCTCAACGCGCAGCCTACCCATGCATGCAAGCCAGTGCTCCGGTTATGTCGGGCTTTGTAATTTATCTTCTCACCCTTACCGGGACTTTCAAGGCATTCCGTTTGGCTCAGCTTAATTTTAAAAAAGCCAGATATTTTTATTTCATCGCTTTTCTGGTCGTTGCCTTTGGTGGTTCCATTGCATTCTTTGTTCAAAATCCTGAAAATGTGTTTGCCAATTCTACTCCGGAGTGGATCATTACACCCAATGCACCAGTTGGTACTTCGCACGGTATAAATCCGGGACGTGTGGTTTGGGTTCATAACCCCAAGGCAGCCAATTGGAATGGCTCTACTGGTTTCTGGTGGGACGATAAATACAACTCGCAGCCTGAAACGGACAAAATGATGAACCGAACGCTTTTATCGTTGACCGGAGAAAAGAGTCTGGCTAAAGCATGGAAAGCGCTTTTCGTATCTTTCAATCAGACCAAGAAAGGGAATGCTGAAGGTTATCAGCCGAACCAGAAGATTGCCGTAAAAATAAATGCCAACAACAACAGCGCACAAACCAACTCGAACGAAATAAACGCTTCGCCCCAAATGACTCTGGCTTTGCTGCGGACAATGATTCACGACGCCGGCATTCCGCAGAAAAACATTAGCGTTTTTGATGCCAGCCGCTTTATTACCGACAACATCTACGACAAATGCCATGCTGAATTTCCGGAGGTTATTTTTGTGGATAATGTTGGCGGGAATGGCCGCGTAAAATCAACTTATGTAGAGAGAGCGATTCCGTATTCGGTTGACAACGGAAAACTTGATCAGGGATTGGCAACTTGCGCCGTGGAAGCTGATTACCTCATCAATGTTGCATTACTGAAAGGCCACGTTGGGCAGGGAGTTACCCTTTGCGGAAAGAATTACTACGGAGTGACCAGCATCAACAGCGACTGGCGAAAAAATGCACACGATAATTTTGATCAGAACAGGGAAGGAAAGCCCAAGTACATGACTTTTGTCGATTTTCTGGGGCACAAGGATTTGGGTGGAAAAACAATGCTTTTCCTGATCGACGGATTGTACGGAGCGAAACTCGTGAACGGTATTCCAGCACCAAAATGGCAGATGGCGCCTTTCAACAACAACTGGCCTTCTAGTTTATTTGCCTCGCAGGATGGTGTTGCCATTGATGCTGTTGGCCTCGATTTTATTCGTTCTGAATGGCCCGATGCTCTTGACATTAAGTTTAGCGACCAGTACCTCATTGAAGCTGCCCAGGCCAACAACCCGCCATCGAAAGCGGTTTACGATCCGGAAAGAGATGGCAGCAAATTATCGAGTTTAGGCGTGATGGAACACTGGAACAACGCGAAAGACAAAAAGTACAGTAAAAATCTGGGCAAGAAAGATGGCATTGAATTGATTCAGGCCACTATCCAATAG